A window of the Gorilla gorilla gorilla isolate KB3781 chromosome 8, NHGRI_mGorGor1-v2.1_pri, whole genome shotgun sequence genome harbors these coding sequences:
- the LOC101128873 gene encoding zinc finger protein 25 isoform X3, whose protein sequence is MNKFRGPVTLKDVIVEFTKEEWKLLTPAQRTLYKDVMLENYSHLVSVGYHVNKPNAVFKLKQGKEPWILEVEFPHRGFPEDLWSIHDLEARYQESQAGNSRNGELTKHQKTRTTDKACECKECGKFFCQKSALIVHQHTHSKGKSYDCDKCGKSFSKNEDLIRHQKIHTRDKTYECKECKKIFYHLSSLSRHLRTHAGEKPYECNQCEKSFYQKPHLIEHQKTHTGEKPFECTECGKFFYVKAYLMVHQKTHTGEKPYECKECGKAFSQKSHLTVHQRMHTGEKPYKCKECGKFFSRNSHLKTHQRTHTGEKPYECKECRKCFYQKSALTVHQRTHTGEKPFECNKCGKTFYYKSDLTKHQRKHTGEKPYECTQCGKSFAVNSVLRLHQRTHTGEKPYACKECGKSFSQKSHFIIHQRKHTGEKPYECQECGETFIQKSQLTAHQKTHTKKRKAEK, encoded by the exons GGACCTGTGACATTAAAGGATGTTATTGTGGAATTCACCAAGGAGGAATGGAAGTTACTGACCCCTGCTCAGAGGACTCTGTATAAGGATGTGATGCTGGAAAACTATAGTCACCTGGTCTCAGTGg GTTACCATGTGAATAAGCCAAATGCAGTCTTCAAGTTGAAGCAAGGAAAAGAGCCATGGATATTAGAAGTAGAATTTCCACATCGGGGCTTCCCTG AAGACCTATGGAGCATTCATGATCTAGAAGCAAGATACCAGGAAAGCCAAGCTGGAAATTCAAG GAATGGAGAACTCACAAAACATCAGAAAACTCGTACCACAGATAAAGCCtgtgaatgtaaggaatgtgggaagttCTTCTGCCAGAAGTCTGCCCTCATAGTACATCAGCATACTCACTCAAAGGGCAAATCCTATGACTGTGATAAATGTGGGAAATCTTTCTCTAAAAACGAAGACCTCATAAGACATCAGAAAATTCACACGAGAGATAAAACCTATGAGTGTAaagaatgtaagaaaatattttaccacCTATCATCTCTCAGTAGACATCTGAGAACCCATgcaggagagaaaccctatgaatgtaatcaGTGTGAAAAATCCTTCTACCAGAAACCACATCTCATAGAACATCAGAAAACACACACAGGGGAGAAACCTTTCGAATGTACTGAATGTGGGAAGTTCTTCTATGTGAAGGCATACCTCATGGTACATCAGAAAACACACACAGGGGAGAAACCCTATGAGTGTAAggagtgtgggaaagccttttCCCAGAAGTCACACCTCACAGTACATCAGAGAATGCACACAGGggagaaaccctataaatgtaaggaatgtgggaaattcTTCTCTAGGAATTCACACCTCAAAACTCATCAGAGAActcacacaggagagaaaccctatgaatgtaaggaatgtagGAAATGCTTCTACCAGAAGTCAGCCCTCACAGTACATCAGCGAACTCACACAGGGGAGAAACCCTTTGAATGTAATAAATGTGGGAAAACATTTTACTATAAATCAGACCTCACTAAACATCAGAGAAAACACACAGGGGAGAAGCCCTATGAATGCACACAATGTGGCAAATCTTTCGCTGTGAATTCAGTCCTCAGATTACATCAAAGGACTCACACGGGAGAGAAGCCCTATGCATGCAAGGAATGTGGGAAGTCCTTTTCTCAGAAGTCACATTTTATTATACATCAGAGAAAACACACAGGGGAGAAGCCCTATGAGTGTCAGGAGTGTGGGGAAACCTTTATCCAGAAGTCACAACTCACTGCACATCAGAAGACACACACAAAGAAGAGGAAGGCTGAGAAGTAA
- the LOC101128873 gene encoding zinc finger protein 25 isoform X2 translates to MWNQPCIARGPVTLKDVIVEFTKEEWKLLTPAQRTLYKDVMLENYSHLVSVGYHVNKPNAVFKLKQGKEPWILEVEFPHRGFPEDLWSIHDLEARYQESQAGNSRNGELTKHQKTRTTDKACECKECGKFFCQKSALIVHQHTHSKGKSYDCDKCGKSFSKNEDLIRHQKIHTRDKTYECKECKKIFYHLSSLSRHLRTHAGEKPYECNQCEKSFYQKPHLIEHQKTHTGEKPFECTECGKFFYVKAYLMVHQKTHTGEKPYECKECGKAFSQKSHLTVHQRMHTGEKPYKCKECGKFFSRNSHLKTHQRTHTGEKPYECKECRKCFYQKSALTVHQRTHTGEKPFECNKCGKTFYYKSDLTKHQRKHTGEKPYECTQCGKSFAVNSVLRLHQRTHTGEKPYACKECGKSFSQKSHFIIHQRKHTGEKPYECQECGETFIQKSQLTAHQKTHTKKRKAEK, encoded by the exons GGACCTGTGACATTAAAGGATGTTATTGTGGAATTCACCAAGGAGGAATGGAAGTTACTGACCCCTGCTCAGAGGACTCTGTATAAGGATGTGATGCTGGAAAACTATAGTCACCTGGTCTCAGTGg GTTACCATGTGAATAAGCCAAATGCAGTCTTCAAGTTGAAGCAAGGAAAAGAGCCATGGATATTAGAAGTAGAATTTCCACATCGGGGCTTCCCTG AAGACCTATGGAGCATTCATGATCTAGAAGCAAGATACCAGGAAAGCCAAGCTGGAAATTCAAG GAATGGAGAACTCACAAAACATCAGAAAACTCGTACCACAGATAAAGCCtgtgaatgtaaggaatgtgggaagttCTTCTGCCAGAAGTCTGCCCTCATAGTACATCAGCATACTCACTCAAAGGGCAAATCCTATGACTGTGATAAATGTGGGAAATCTTTCTCTAAAAACGAAGACCTCATAAGACATCAGAAAATTCACACGAGAGATAAAACCTATGAGTGTAaagaatgtaagaaaatattttaccacCTATCATCTCTCAGTAGACATCTGAGAACCCATgcaggagagaaaccctatgaatgtaatcaGTGTGAAAAATCCTTCTACCAGAAACCACATCTCATAGAACATCAGAAAACACACACAGGGGAGAAACCTTTCGAATGTACTGAATGTGGGAAGTTCTTCTATGTGAAGGCATACCTCATGGTACATCAGAAAACACACACAGGGGAGAAACCCTATGAGTGTAAggagtgtgggaaagccttttCCCAGAAGTCACACCTCACAGTACATCAGAGAATGCACACAGGggagaaaccctataaatgtaaggaatgtgggaaattcTTCTCTAGGAATTCACACCTCAAAACTCATCAGAGAActcacacaggagagaaaccctatgaatgtaaggaatgtagGAAATGCTTCTACCAGAAGTCAGCCCTCACAGTACATCAGCGAACTCACACAGGGGAGAAACCCTTTGAATGTAATAAATGTGGGAAAACATTTTACTATAAATCAGACCTCACTAAACATCAGAGAAAACACACAGGGGAGAAGCCCTATGAATGCACACAATGTGGCAAATCTTTCGCTGTGAATTCAGTCCTCAGATTACATCAAAGGACTCACACGGGAGAGAAGCCCTATGCATGCAAGGAATGTGGGAAGTCCTTTTCTCAGAAGTCACATTTTATTATACATCAGAGAAAACACACAGGGGAGAAGCCCTATGAGTGTCAGGAGTGTGGGGAAACCTTTATCCAGAAGTCACAACTCACTGCACATCAGAAGACACACACAAAGAAGAGGAAGGCTGAGAAGTAA
- the LOC101128873 gene encoding zinc finger protein 25 isoform X1, whose product MNKFRGPVTLKDVIVEFTKEEWKLLTPAQRTLYKDVMLENYSHLVSVGYHVNKPNAVFKLKQGKEPWILEVEFPHRGFPGELEEIISHVTEDLWSIHDLEARYQESQAGNSRNGELTKHQKTRTTDKACECKECGKFFCQKSALIVHQHTHSKGKSYDCDKCGKSFSKNEDLIRHQKIHTRDKTYECKECKKIFYHLSSLSRHLRTHAGEKPYECNQCEKSFYQKPHLIEHQKTHTGEKPFECTECGKFFYVKAYLMVHQKTHTGEKPYECKECGKAFSQKSHLTVHQRMHTGEKPYKCKECGKFFSRNSHLKTHQRTHTGEKPYECKECRKCFYQKSALTVHQRTHTGEKPFECNKCGKTFYYKSDLTKHQRKHTGEKPYECTQCGKSFAVNSVLRLHQRTHTGEKPYACKECGKSFSQKSHFIIHQRKHTGEKPYECQECGETFIQKSQLTAHQKTHTKKRKAEK is encoded by the exons GGACCTGTGACATTAAAGGATGTTATTGTGGAATTCACCAAGGAGGAATGGAAGTTACTGACCCCTGCTCAGAGGACTCTGTATAAGGATGTGATGCTGGAAAACTATAGTCACCTGGTCTCAGTGg GTTACCATGTGAATAAGCCAAATGCAGTCTTCAAGTTGAAGCAAGGAAAAGAGCCATGGATATTAGAAGTAGAATTTCCACATCGGGGCTTCCCTGGTGAGTTAGAAGAAATTATATCCCATGTTACTG AAGACCTATGGAGCATTCATGATCTAGAAGCAAGATACCAGGAAAGCCAAGCTGGAAATTCAAG GAATGGAGAACTCACAAAACATCAGAAAACTCGTACCACAGATAAAGCCtgtgaatgtaaggaatgtgggaagttCTTCTGCCAGAAGTCTGCCCTCATAGTACATCAGCATACTCACTCAAAGGGCAAATCCTATGACTGTGATAAATGTGGGAAATCTTTCTCTAAAAACGAAGACCTCATAAGACATCAGAAAATTCACACGAGAGATAAAACCTATGAGTGTAaagaatgtaagaaaatattttaccacCTATCATCTCTCAGTAGACATCTGAGAACCCATgcaggagagaaaccctatgaatgtaatcaGTGTGAAAAATCCTTCTACCAGAAACCACATCTCATAGAACATCAGAAAACACACACAGGGGAGAAACCTTTCGAATGTACTGAATGTGGGAAGTTCTTCTATGTGAAGGCATACCTCATGGTACATCAGAAAACACACACAGGGGAGAAACCCTATGAGTGTAAggagtgtgggaaagccttttCCCAGAAGTCACACCTCACAGTACATCAGAGAATGCACACAGGggagaaaccctataaatgtaaggaatgtgggaaattcTTCTCTAGGAATTCACACCTCAAAACTCATCAGAGAActcacacaggagagaaaccctatgaatgtaaggaatgtagGAAATGCTTCTACCAGAAGTCAGCCCTCACAGTACATCAGCGAACTCACACAGGGGAGAAACCCTTTGAATGTAATAAATGTGGGAAAACATTTTACTATAAATCAGACCTCACTAAACATCAGAGAAAACACACAGGGGAGAAGCCCTATGAATGCACACAATGTGGCAAATCTTTCGCTGTGAATTCAGTCCTCAGATTACATCAAAGGACTCACACGGGAGAGAAGCCCTATGCATGCAAGGAATGTGGGAAGTCCTTTTCTCAGAAGTCACATTTTATTATACATCAGAGAAAACACACAGGGGAGAAGCCCTATGAGTGTCAGGAGTGTGGGGAAACCTTTATCCAGAAGTCACAACTCACTGCACATCAGAAGACACACACAAAGAAGAGGAAGGCTGAGAAGTAA
- the LOC101128873 gene encoding zinc finger protein 25 isoform X4: MLENYSHLVSVGYHVNKPNAVFKLKQGKEPWILEVEFPHRGFPGELEEIISHVTEDLWSIHDLEARYQESQAGNSRNGELTKHQKTRTTDKACECKECGKFFCQKSALIVHQHTHSKGKSYDCDKCGKSFSKNEDLIRHQKIHTRDKTYECKECKKIFYHLSSLSRHLRTHAGEKPYECNQCEKSFYQKPHLIEHQKTHTGEKPFECTECGKFFYVKAYLMVHQKTHTGEKPYECKECGKAFSQKSHLTVHQRMHTGEKPYKCKECGKFFSRNSHLKTHQRTHTGEKPYECKECRKCFYQKSALTVHQRTHTGEKPFECNKCGKTFYYKSDLTKHQRKHTGEKPYECTQCGKSFAVNSVLRLHQRTHTGEKPYACKECGKSFSQKSHFIIHQRKHTGEKPYECQECGETFIQKSQLTAHQKTHTKKRKAEK, encoded by the exons ATGCTGGAAAACTATAGTCACCTGGTCTCAGTGg GTTACCATGTGAATAAGCCAAATGCAGTCTTCAAGTTGAAGCAAGGAAAAGAGCCATGGATATTAGAAGTAGAATTTCCACATCGGGGCTTCCCTGGTGAGTTAGAAGAAATTATATCCCATGTTACTG AAGACCTATGGAGCATTCATGATCTAGAAGCAAGATACCAGGAAAGCCAAGCTGGAAATTCAAG GAATGGAGAACTCACAAAACATCAGAAAACTCGTACCACAGATAAAGCCtgtgaatgtaaggaatgtgggaagttCTTCTGCCAGAAGTCTGCCCTCATAGTACATCAGCATACTCACTCAAAGGGCAAATCCTATGACTGTGATAAATGTGGGAAATCTTTCTCTAAAAACGAAGACCTCATAAGACATCAGAAAATTCACACGAGAGATAAAACCTATGAGTGTAaagaatgtaagaaaatattttaccacCTATCATCTCTCAGTAGACATCTGAGAACCCATgcaggagagaaaccctatgaatgtaatcaGTGTGAAAAATCCTTCTACCAGAAACCACATCTCATAGAACATCAGAAAACACACACAGGGGAGAAACCTTTCGAATGTACTGAATGTGGGAAGTTCTTCTATGTGAAGGCATACCTCATGGTACATCAGAAAACACACACAGGGGAGAAACCCTATGAGTGTAAggagtgtgggaaagccttttCCCAGAAGTCACACCTCACAGTACATCAGAGAATGCACACAGGggagaaaccctataaatgtaaggaatgtgggaaattcTTCTCTAGGAATTCACACCTCAAAACTCATCAGAGAActcacacaggagagaaaccctatgaatgtaaggaatgtagGAAATGCTTCTACCAGAAGTCAGCCCTCACAGTACATCAGCGAACTCACACAGGGGAGAAACCCTTTGAATGTAATAAATGTGGGAAAACATTTTACTATAAATCAGACCTCACTAAACATCAGAGAAAACACACAGGGGAGAAGCCCTATGAATGCACACAATGTGGCAAATCTTTCGCTGTGAATTCAGTCCTCAGATTACATCAAAGGACTCACACGGGAGAGAAGCCCTATGCATGCAAGGAATGTGGGAAGTCCTTTTCTCAGAAGTCACATTTTATTATACATCAGAGAAAACACACAGGGGAGAAGCCCTATGAGTGTCAGGAGTGTGGGGAAACCTTTATCCAGAAGTCACAACTCACTGCACATCAGAAGACACACACAAAGAAGAGGAAGGCTGAGAAGTAA